CGCTGTTCCGCCGCCCGCCGCAGTCTCTGCATGGTGCGCATGTCCTCGAAGCGTGCCCGGGCGACGATAAGCGCGCGCTGAAGGTCGCGTCCGTCAATGGGCTTTGTCAGATAGGCGTGGATGCCGGCCTGGGTGGCCTGCAGGACCAGCTCATCTTCCTCATGGGCGCTGATCATGACCACCGGCACCGGAACGCGCACCATGATTTGACGCGCCACCTCGATGCCGCTCATGTCGGGCAGTTCCACGTCGAGCAGGACCACATCCGGCTGGCATTCTTCCAGAGCGGCCAGCGTCTCGGCGCCGGTGGAAGTTTCCCGCACGATGACATGACCATGGCGTTCCAGGAACCCGCGCAGCACTGCCCTGGTGGTGCGCTGGTCATCCACAATCATCACCCGCATGGCCTTTACTCCCTGTGCGCTGGACGCAATCATAGCACAATCCGGGGAGGCCGGCAATTATCCGGCTTGCGCAGGTCCAGGTGATTGTCCTCTGAAGGACCATGCATCTGACCTGGGCGGCAAGGAATTTGACGAAATCGCCGTACTCGGCTAGAATGGGAAAACAGGGTCGAGCGGCCGGCACTGGCCGCTCGTCTGCTGTGCACTGCGTTGGGATATCCAGGGGATGTTTGAGAATCTAACCGAGAAACTGCAGGCGGTCTTTGATAAGCTTTCCTCGCGCGGCCGGCTGACCGAAGCCGATGTCGACGCCGCTTTGCGCGAGGTGCGCCTGGCGCTCCTGGAAGCCGATGTCAACTATAAGGTTGTCAAAGCCTTCCTGGAGCGGGTGCGGGAGCGGGCCATCGGCGCGGAGGTCATGCGGAGCCTGACCCCTGCTCAGCAGGTGGTCAAGATCGTGCATGAGGAGCTGATCGCCACGCTGGGCGAGGGCGCCAAGCTCAATCTGAGCGGGCCGATCCCGCACGTGATCATGCTGGTTGGTCTGCAGGGCGCCGGCAAGACCACCGCCGTCGCTAAACTGGCACTGCGCCTGCGCAAACAGGGACAGCGGCCTCTGATGGTGGCGGCGGACATTTATCGGCCGGCGGCCATCCATCAGCTTGAGGTGCTGGGCAAACAGCTCGACATCCCCGTATACAGCGAGCCGAACAACCGCCGGCCGCCGGAAATTTGCGTCAACGCCGTCCAGCATGCCCGCAAGGCGGCCTATACCGTCGTACTGCTGGACACCGCCGGCCGCCTGCATATCAACGATGAGATGATGGCGGAACTGGAGGCCATCAAGGCGAAGGTCCAGCCGGCGGAGGTGCTCCTGGTCGCCGATGCCATGACCGGGCAGGATGCCGTGCGCGTGGCCGAGGAGTTCCACCGCCGGGTGGGGCTGACGGGTCTCATCCTGACCAAGGTGGACGGGGACGCGCGCGGCGGCGCGGCCATCTCCATGCGCCATGTGACCGGGGTGCCCATCAAGTTCCTGGGCACTGGCGAGAAGCCGGATGCCTTGGAGGAGTTTCACCCTGACCGCCTGGCTTCCCGCATCCTGGGCATGGGGGATGTGCTCAGCCTGATCGAGAAGGCGGAGCAGACCATGGACCAGCAGAAGGCGATGGAGATGGGCCGGCGGCTGGTCAGCGGCGAGTTCACCCTGGAGGACTTCCTGGAACAGCTTCATGAGGTCAAGAAGCTGGGGCCGCTCTCGCAACTGCTGGATATGATCCCCGGCATGGCACGGGTCAGCAAAGACCTGGCGCCGGAGGTCACGGAGCAACAGCTCAAGAAGGTGGAGGCCATCATCAACTCGATGACGAAGGAGGAGCGCCGGCGGCCGGAAATCATCAACGCCAGCCGCAAGCGCCGCATTGCCCGCGGCTCCGGCACCACCGTCCAGGATATCAACCAACTGCTGGGACAGTTCCGGCAAATGCAGAGGATGATGAAGCAGTTGGGCAAGACCCCGAAGCGGGGCGACCTGTTTTCCTTGTTCCAGTAAAGTCAATTCCATCATTCGCACGATTTTGCATAAGGAGAGAGCAAACGCATGGTACGCATCAGACTTCGTCGAATGGGAGCTAAGAAACAACCGAGCTACCGCATTGTGGTGGCGGATGCCGAAGCGCCGCGCGATGGACGCTTTATCGAGATTATCGGCCACTACAACCCGCGCACCGAGCCCGAAACCCTACACGTCGAGAAGGAGCGGGCGCTGTACTGGCTGCGTCAGGGCG
The sequence above is a segment of the Anaerolineae bacterium genome. Coding sequences within it:
- the rpsP gene encoding 30S ribosomal protein S16, which encodes MVRIRLRRMGAKKQPSYRIVVADAEAPRDGRFIEIIGHYNPRTEPETLHVEKERALYWLRQGAQPSEAVERLLRRVGVMDEFEASKKKAVAQ
- the ffh gene encoding signal recognition particle protein, whose translation is MFENLTEKLQAVFDKLSSRGRLTEADVDAALREVRLALLEADVNYKVVKAFLERVRERAIGAEVMRSLTPAQQVVKIVHEELIATLGEGAKLNLSGPIPHVIMLVGLQGAGKTTAVAKLALRLRKQGQRPLMVAADIYRPAAIHQLEVLGKQLDIPVYSEPNNRRPPEICVNAVQHARKAAYTVVLLDTAGRLHINDEMMAELEAIKAKVQPAEVLLVADAMTGQDAVRVAEEFHRRVGLTGLILTKVDGDARGGAAISMRHVTGVPIKFLGTGEKPDALEEFHPDRLASRILGMGDVLSLIEKAEQTMDQQKAMEMGRRLVSGEFTLEDFLEQLHEVKKLGPLSQLLDMIPGMARVSKDLAPEVTEQQLKKVEAIINSMTKEERRRPEIINASRKRRIARGSGTTVQDINQLLGQFRQMQRMMKQLGKTPKRGDLFSLFQ